From Pseudomonas sp. stari2:
TAGCGGTCGAAGCCGATTGGCCGGATGCCGGCCACGTCGATCAATACGTCCGGGGGCTGGCACATACGGCGTGGAAGCGCCACATTTTCAGTCGGTTTCCGACCTGGATGTGGCGCAACAGTGAGGTGAAGGCCTTCGCCCACTGGCTGCATCAGTACAATCACCAACGGGACCCGGAGCAACGCATCGAGTTTCGTGGCCTGGATATTTACAGCTTGCGCAACTCGATTCATGAGGTATTGGCCTATCTGGACCGGGCGGACCCGCCGCTCGCCAATGAGGCCCGGCGCCGCTATGGCTGTCTGACGCCCTGGCAGGATGATCCGGCGTTGTACGGCCATTTTGTCGAACGCGGTGGCGTCATGCCGTGTGAGCAACCCGTGGTCGATCAGCTCAATGCCATGCTGGCAGAACAGTTGGCCGGGTTTATCCGTGATGACGAAGCGTTCTTCAACGCGGCGCAGAACGCCCGAGTAGTGATGGCGGCGGAGCAGTATTACCGCGCAATCTATCGAGGGTCGACCGCTTCCTGGAACCTGCGAGACCGGCACATGTTCAACACCCTGCAGGCGCTGCTCGAACACCGGGGCCCGCAAGCCAAGGCGGTGGTCTGGGCCCATAACTCGCACATCGGCAATGCCGGCGCCACGGAAATGGGCTGGAAAGGGCAGTTCAATATCGGACAACTGTGCCGTAACGCCTTTGGCCGCGATGTCGTACTGATCGGCATGGCCACTGATCGCGGGCAAGTGGCGGCCGCCGATGACTGGGACGGCGAGATGTTGATCAAGGATGTCCGCCCTTCCCGGCCGGATAGCTGGGAACATCAGTTCCTCAAGGCCGGCGTTGCAGCCTCCCTGACCGACTGGCGGGACCCACTACGAAAAGAGCTGCGCAGCGTCCTGTCCACGTCGTTGCTGGGAAGGGCTATCGGGGTGATATACCGTCCAGAGACCGAGCGGTTCAGTCACTATTTCGAGTCGGTGCTGGCGGAACAATTCGATGCCATGATCTGGATCGAGCAGACCGGCCCGGTCACCGCACTGCCATTGCCGAAGAGCCAACATCTGGAAGCGGAAGACGAAACCTATCCGTTTGGCGTGTGAAGACCCGCTCATGCCCCCGGTGATCCGGGGGTATTCAGGTGCGTTTCAAACCAGTCGCCAGCAAGTCTGGCGACTCTTTCAAGCGCACCGGGCTCTTCAAAAAGGTGCGTGGCGCCCTC
This genomic window contains:
- a CDS encoding erythromycin esterase family protein, which gives rise to MLSPSQKWLEKLHGQQHQVETKQIASLLHRYAEPLPEPDTQAFGDMFDRYADARIVMIGEASHGTGDFYRTRAAITQRLIERHGFNIVAVEADWPDAGHVDQYVRGLAHTAWKRHIFSRFPTWMWRNSEVKAFAHWLHQYNHQRDPEQRIEFRGLDIYSLRNSIHEVLAYLDRADPPLANEARRRYGCLTPWQDDPALYGHFVERGGVMPCEQPVVDQLNAMLAEQLAGFIRDDEAFFNAAQNARVVMAAEQYYRAIYRGSTASWNLRDRHMFNTLQALLEHRGPQAKAVVWAHNSHIGNAGATEMGWKGQFNIGQLCRNAFGRDVVLIGMATDRGQVAAADDWDGEMLIKDVRPSRPDSWEHQFLKAGVAASLTDWRDPLRKELRSVLSTSLLGRAIGVIYRPETERFSHYFESVLAEQFDAMIWIEQTGPVTALPLPKSQHLEAEDETYPFGV